The nucleotide sequence TCCAGCGTCATTCCCACGCTCCAGCTGTTTACAAACAGCAGCAGAGGATTTCCTTTCAAATCCTGAATCTTTTTCATATCGGAGGTTCCTGTCAGTTTTTCCATGTCGATATCCTTATTTTCAATCCAGCGAATATGCTCATATGGAAGATTTTCCAGACGGATATCCACATTGTATTCGTTTTCCAGACGGTATTTCAACACATCGAACTGAAGAACGCCCACAACGCCCACAATGATTTCCTCCATTCCCGTATGGTACTCCTGAAAAATCTGAATGGCTCCTTCCTGGGCAATCTGGGTAATTCCTTTGACAAACTGCTTGCGCTTCATGGTGTCAAGCTGTCTCACTCTGGCGAAATGCTCCGGCGCAAAGGTGGGGATTCCCTCAAATTCAAATTTATTTCCCCCGGTGAGAATGGTGTCGCCAATGGAAAAAATACCGGGGTCAAACACGCCGATAATATCTCCCGCATAAGCCTCTTCCACCATCTTCCGCTCCTGAGCCATCATCTGCTGAGGCTGGGAAAGGCGCATTTTTTTATTTCCCTGTACATGAAATACTTCCATGCCCGCCTCAAACTTCCCGGAGCAGATACGCATAAAGGCGATTCTGTCCCGGTGGGCCTTATTCATATTTGCCTGTATCTTAAATACAAAGGCAGAAAAATCCTGAGAAAAGGGATTGATTGTTCCGGTATCCGCTTTTCTGGGCAGGGGAGAGCTGGTCATCTGCAAAAAATGCTGCAGAAAGGTCTCCACACCGAAATTAGTCAGAGCAGAACCGAAAAATACCGGAGAAAGTTCTCCTTTTGACACCAGTTCCATATCAAACTCCGCACTGGCTCCGTCCAACAGTTCAATTTCTTCTTCCAGCACCGCCTTATAGTCCTCCCCAATCTCCGCTGCCAGAGAAGGGTCGTCCAGGGCAATATCCTTTTCTACTCCTTCTTTTGTGCCTTTTAAGGTATCGGCAAAGGTCATGACCTTTTTCGTATTCCGGTCATAAACACCCTTAAAATTCTTTCCGGAGCCTATGGGCCAGTTAATGGGACAGGTGGCAATTCCCAGCTCCTTTTCAATTTCATCCAGCAGTTCAAAGGTATCGTTAGCGTCCCGGTCCATCTTGTTGATAAAGGTAAAAATGGGGATATGGCGCATTACGCATACCTTAAACAGTTTTCTGGTCTGAGCTTCCACACCTTTGGAACCGTCAATCACCATCACGGCAGAATCTGCAGCCATCAGCGTCCGGTACGTGTCCTCTGAAAAGTCCTGATGGCCAGGCGTATCCAGAATATTGATGCAGTAACCGTCGTAGTTAAACTGCAGCACGGAAGAGGTAACGGAAATCCCCCTCTCCTTTTCAATCTCCATCCAGTCTGATACCGCATGGCGGGCAGTTGCCTTTCCTTTCACGGAACCTGCAAGATTAATGGCGCCTCCGTAAAGAAGAAACTTCTCTGTCAGGGTGGTTTTTCCCGCATCCGGATGGGAGATTATGGCAAAGGTACGTCGCTTTTCTATTTCTTTTTCTAAATCCGGCAAAACAGTTCCTCCATTTCTCCAATCAGTTCACCAAACGTTTTCAGTGCCTCCTGAATGGGCTCTTTGGTGGTCATATCCACCCCTGCATCCTTCAGAAGGTCAATGGGGGATTTGCTGCATCCGCCGCTTAAAAATTTCAGATAACGCTCCACAGCCGGCTGCCCTTCTTCCAGAATCTTTTTACTGAGGGCCATGGACGCCGCAAAGCTGGTGGCATACTGATATACATAGAAATTATAATAAAAATGAGGGATTCTCGCCCACTCAATGGCAATTTCTTCATCTGCCTTCACAGCTTCTCCGTAATACTGCACATTCAGGTCATAATAGAGCTTTTTCAATGATTCTGCTGTCAGAGCTTTGCCCTTTTCCACCATCTCATGGGTCAGAAGCTCAAATTCCGCAAACATGGTCTGACGGTACAGGGTGGTGCGGAACTGCTCCAGAAAATAATTGATGAGACTGGCTTTTCTCCTGTTATCTTCGGTATGGTTCAAAAGATAATGCATCAGCAGCGCCTCGTTGCAGGTAGAAGCCACTTCCGCCACAAATATTTTGTAATCACTGTCAAACACATTGTTATGTTTTGCAGAATACCAGGAATGCAGCGCATGTCCCATTTCATGGGCAAGGGTAAATTCCGAATCCATATTGTTCTGATAATTCATCAGCACATAGGGATGGAGGTCATAACATCCGGCAGAATAGGCGCCGCCCCTTTTATTTTCATTTTCATATTTGTCAATCCACCGGTTTTCAAATCCCTGTTTCAGCACGCCCACATAATCTTCTCCCAGTACTTTAAGGGCTTCCAGGATTTCCTGCTGTGCCTGTTCAAAGGGAACATGCTCCGTCTCCTGCGGAACCATGGGTACATAAATGTCATACATGTGAAGTTCTTCCACGCCCATGAGTTTTTTACGCAATGCCATATAATCATGCATGTAATGGATGTTTTCATGGACAGCTTCAATCAGATTGTAATACACTTCTTTCGGCACATTGTTGGCGTCCACTGCCGCTTCCATGGAAGTATTGTACTTTCTGGCTTTTGCGTAAAAATAATTGCCTTTGGCCCTGCCTTCGTAAAGGGAGGCAAAGGTATTCTTATACTGCTCATACCGGGCATAGTAAGCCTGAAAAGTCTCTTTGCGCACCTGTACATCCTGGCTTTCCAGCAGAGGAATAAACCGTCCGGTGCTGACTTTTACCAGTTCTCCCTCTGCATCTTTTACCGTTGGATGTTCAAAATCCGCATTGGTGAGAAGGCTGTAGGACTTGTCCACAGCAGTACCCATCTCCCGCGAAGCTGCCAGCAGTTCTTCCATCTCCGGAGACAGGGTATGGTCTTTTAATCTGCGCAAATCGTCAATAGTCACTCTGTAACCGGCAAGTTCCGGTGTTTCCCGGTAAAACTGCTGTATTTTTTCTTCCTCCATGGCTGCAATCCAGGTATCTGCAGGGGCAGTCACCGTCCCGTATTTGTGGTAAATTCCCATTATTTTTCCGCTCAGGGCCTGGTAATTGTCATCTGCGGTATCCACATCTTTGCTCCGCTCTGACCAGGTAATGGTTCTTTCCAGAAGAATCGTAGTCTGTTCCAGCTTTTTAAAATATTCCAGCAGATGTTCTCCTGTCTCTGTCAGATAATCCTCAGTGAAATCCTTTAATTCTTCTATCATCTGCTCCAGCCGGCCAGCGTCTTCCAGAAACAGCTCCGCCGATTCGTATAAATCCTCTACCGCCCAGGTGTCTTCTTTTGCCACCTGGCTTCTCTTTAATAATTCTTTTGCCATAATGTATGCTCCTCCATTTCTGTTTCAGCACCGATTATATCACACTTCACCGGCCTTTGTCACCTGTCTGAACTGTTCAGCAGTTCAGCAATTTCCCGTAAATACATAATCCAGATATTTTCCCGCCGTTTCCGCCAGGCGGTACACCTGCCGTACCGAAACTGCCTTTCGGTCTGACATCTGATACCGGGGGAAAAACCGGGTCACATGGAGAGGAATCTTCCTGTCTATGGAAGCAATCCACCGGGCTTCTTCCTCCATCTCCGCCGCACTGTCGTTCTGTCCCGGAACAATCAGCGTAGTCAGTTCCACATGGCAGGCAGCAGCGGCCTGTATGATAAACCGCTGCACCGTCTCCAGATCTCCGCCCAGCTTCCGATAAGTTTCTCTGCGGAAAGATTTCAAATCAATGTTCATGGCATCCATAAACGGAAGCAGCTCCTGCAGCACGTCCGCAGAAGCTGTCCCGTTGGTGACCAGCGCATTTTTCATGCCGGCGGCTTTACTGAGCCTGGCGGCGTCCCGCACATATTCCCAGCCCACCAGAGGCTCATTGTAGGTAAATGCCAGACCCATATTTCCTTCCCTCTGACAGGACATTGCCCGTTTCACCAGAGCCTGAGGAGAAAGAACCATAGTCTCCGCTTCTCCTTCTCCCGCCATGGAAATCTGATGATTCTGGCAGAAAGGACATTTTAAATTACAGCCAAAACTGCCCACTGAGAGTATTCTGGCTCCCGGATGGAACATCTTCAGCGGCTTTTTCTCGATGGGATCCAGCGCCAGAGAAGTAATTCGCCCGTAATTGCCGCAAACCACCGCTCCGTTTACATTCTTCCTTGCACCGCACATGCCCCACTGGCCGGGCGCCAGCCTGCAGCCGTGAAAACACACCTGACAAACCGCCTCTTTCATAAACCGGATTCCTCCTTTTTACACATGGCGCACCACCTCAAACCGCTCCAGCTCCACCGTTTCGTCACTTCCTATGCCTGCTTTCTGCCTGGCGATGGCAACCTGCTGCTCCACCGTATCCACACCATCCAGATTGGGCAGCAAAAGCCCCCGGCGGCGGCCCTTTGTCACAACCACGCCGTACCGTTTCACATCCAGCTGCTCCAAAGAAGTGACCGGCTCCAATTCTCCCAGTACGTCCACACTGATGGAAAGCTGCTCCAGTTCTTCCTCCCTGACCGGATTAAATCTGGGGTCCCGGACTGAAGCACTGACGGCATTTTCCACAATTTCCTCGGCTATGGAGCCATACACTGCCTGAATGGTTCCAATGCAGCCCCGAAGCTGTCCCGCTTTTTTAATGGAGACAAAAACCCCCGCCCTGTTATGACACATTTCCTCCGGCAGCCCTGCAGGCAGCGCCGGCTTCCTGCCTGTACGGACATAAGTTTCGATTACATTCCGTGCAAGACCTGCATAATCATCTTCCTTAACTCTCTGTTCCATCCTTCATCACCTCATATGCACAAATACCATATCCCACCCCGAAAGGCCCTTCATAAGAAAGGCGCCGGGGCGTAACCTTTACCTGCT is from Lachnospiraceae bacterium JLR.KK002 and encodes:
- the pepF gene encoding oligoendopeptidase F produces the protein MAKELLKRSQVAKEDTWAVEDLYESAELFLEDAGRLEQMIEELKDFTEDYLTETGEHLLEYFKKLEQTTILLERTITWSERSKDVDTADDNYQALSGKIMGIYHKYGTVTAPADTWIAAMEEEKIQQFYRETPELAGYRVTIDDLRRLKDHTLSPEMEELLAASREMGTAVDKSYSLLTNADFEHPTVKDAEGELVKVSTGRFIPLLESQDVQVRKETFQAYYARYEQYKNTFASLYEGRAKGNYFYAKARKYNTSMEAAVDANNVPKEVYYNLIEAVHENIHYMHDYMALRKKLMGVEELHMYDIYVPMVPQETEHVPFEQAQQEILEALKVLGEDYVGVLKQGFENRWIDKYENENKRGGAYSAGCYDLHPYVLMNYQNNMDSEFTLAHEMGHALHSWYSAKHNNVFDSDYKIFVAEVASTCNEALLMHYLLNHTEDNRRKASLINYFLEQFRTTLYRQTMFAEFELLTHEMVEKGKALTAESLKKLYYDLNVQYYGEAVKADEEIAIEWARIPHFYYNFYVYQYATSFAASMALSKKILEEGQPAVERYLKFLSGGCSKSPIDLLKDAGVDMTTKEPIQEALKTFGELIGEMEELFCRI
- the amrS gene encoding AmmeMemoRadiSam system radical SAM enzyme, which encodes MKEAVCQVCFHGCRLAPGQWGMCGARKNVNGAVVCGNYGRITSLALDPIEKKPLKMFHPGARILSVGSFGCNLKCPFCQNHQISMAGEGEAETMVLSPQALVKRAMSCQREGNMGLAFTYNEPLVGWEYVRDAARLSKAAGMKNALVTNGTASADVLQELLPFMDAMNIDLKSFRRETYRKLGGDLETVQRFIIQAAAACHVELTTLIVPGQNDSAAEMEEEARWIASIDRKIPLHVTRFFPRYQMSDRKAVSVRQVYRLAETAGKYLDYVFTGNC
- a CDS encoding peptide chain release factor 3, translating into MPDLEKEIEKRRTFAIISHPDAGKTTLTEKFLLYGGAINLAGSVKGKATARHAVSDWMEIEKERGISVTSSVLQFNYDGYCINILDTPGHQDFSEDTYRTLMAADSAVMVIDGSKGVEAQTRKLFKVCVMRHIPIFTFINKMDRDANDTFELLDEIEKELGIATCPINWPIGSGKNFKGVYDRNTKKVMTFADTLKGTKEGVEKDIALDDPSLAAEIGEDYKAVLEEEIELLDGASAEFDMELVSKGELSPVFFGSALTNFGVETFLQHFLQMTSSPLPRKADTGTINPFSQDFSAFVFKIQANMNKAHRDRIAFMRICSGKFEAGMEVFHVQGNKKMRLSQPQQMMAQERKMVEEAYAGDIIGVFDPGIFSIGDTILTGGNKFEFEGIPTFAPEHFARVRQLDTMKRKQFVKGITQIAQEGAIQIFQEYHTGMEEIIVGVVGVLQFDVLKYRLENEYNVDIRLENLPYEHIRWIENKDIDMEKLTGTSDMKKIQDLKGNPLLLFVNSWSVGMTLDRNEGLILSEFGRN